One genomic region from Nostoc sp. UHCC 0926 encodes:
- a CDS encoding DUF1998 domain-containing protein, whose amino-acid sequence MKIVNKITLYLNIIFSDRTFLGRPHKIALLPSQTTIKLVDAESREELEEISADIAHREVHPQAIYKRQDTNGRMLTYQCISLDLNSKQAILKQTADSPLFTVAVTESETSSLTVLTDPVKLPLLFSQVSEVDDCQEYLTLSLSFGEVKHITSGYSLMTQIYEQTCLNKRCLNYKEPLPKERRCPLCSKLTRKAVIVKTLSEEKFEQPFRTQFSAPMVKLAINSSARQYLQHNALETRTNLTRSGEPIPPGYQQLWEYSSTLIAIHSFGHQIMRALQLVARVDPKQVNFTVVKELGENNNYTGYFYDTSDGGNGAAEAVFKHLPKLASAARAIARDCNCDTGCAKCLIQHGCPDGNIALLKQIGLLLLDAIATPDV is encoded by the coding sequence ATGAAAATTGTCAATAAAATCACACTATACTTAAATATAATTTTTAGCGATCGCACCTTTCTTGGCCGACCTCACAAAATCGCATTGCTCCCATCCCAAACTACCATCAAGCTAGTAGATGCAGAATCTAGGGAAGAACTAGAGGAAATCTCAGCAGATATTGCTCACCGGGAAGTCCATCCCCAAGCCATCTACAAACGACAAGATACCAATGGACGAATGCTGACTTATCAGTGCATCTCCCTTGACTTGAACAGCAAGCAAGCAATTTTAAAACAGACAGCAGATAGCCCATTGTTTACAGTTGCAGTTACAGAGTCAGAAACCAGCAGCCTAACAGTGCTGACAGATCCGGTGAAGTTACCATTGCTGTTTTCTCAAGTCAGTGAAGTTGATGACTGTCAGGAATACCTAACCCTGTCACTTAGTTTTGGTGAAGTTAAGCACATTACCAGTGGTTACAGTTTAATGACCCAAATCTATGAGCAGACTTGTTTGAACAAGCGGTGTCTTAACTACAAAGAGCCGCTACCTAAAGAACGTCGTTGTCCACTTTGTAGCAAACTCACACGCAAAGCTGTAATTGTGAAAACCCTGTCAGAAGAAAAGTTTGAGCAGCCTTTCCGTACTCAATTTTCAGCACCAATGGTCAAACTAGCGATTAACTCAAGTGCGCGGCAATACCTCCAGCACAATGCCTTGGAAACTAGAACCAATTTAACCCGCAGTGGAGAACCGATTCCACCGGGCTATCAACAGTTGTGGGAATATTCCAGTACCTTGATTGCTATCCACAGCTTTGGGCATCAAATTATGAGAGCATTACAGCTGGTGGCTAGAGTTGACCCTAAACAGGTGAATTTTACAGTAGTAAAGGAATTAGGGGAAAATAACAATTACACAGGCTATTTCTATGATACCAGTGATGGTGGTAATGGTGCGGCAGAAGCTGTGTTTAAACATCTGCCAAAACTTGCTAGTGCTGCTAGAGCGATCGCACGAGATTGTAATTGCGATACTGGCTGTGCCAAGTGCCTAATTCAACATGGTTGCCCTGATGGTAACATTGCTTTATTGAAGCAAATAGGATTACTGTTGTTAGATGCGATCGCTACACCTGATGTTTAA